A stretch of DNA from Chionomys nivalis chromosome 14, mChiNiv1.1, whole genome shotgun sequence:
acacccagtttacgtgctgggaatcaaacccagggcctcatgcattcCAGGAAAGCCCTTTACCACCTAAGTTATATCCCCAACCCAAATTCTTACTTTTTGAGCAAGGGGTTATGCACTTTCATTTTACACTGAGCCCCCAAAGTTAGGTAGCCAGTCCTGGAAATGCCCCACAGAGGACGATAGGCAACTCCAGGGCATGTTATGTGATTGGCCACAGGGTCCCCTTGGCCCCCCGAGTTGAAACTGTATCCTGGAAGACGCAGGACGCCCTCATACCCCAACTTGGGCTATGGAATACCTTGACTTGGAAGGGACTCCCTGCTGGTCTGAGGCCCTGGCAAAGTTGTCCTAAACCCAGCCCTCACCCAGAAAAACTGATCAAAATGGAGTTGAGCAGCTAAGTGTGGGAAACTCCAGAGACACTGGGGTTCTTGGGTGCCATGACAGAAAACATGCCCAGTGCAGCCCTGATGGAGCCATGCTAACAAGTGTGGGAGGAGCCAGAAGGTGAGACACAGAGAAGTGACTCGCTGCTCCTTGTGGgccaggtcagaggtcagagaggtCCTGGGACTCAGAGTAAGCAGGCTCACCCGGCAAGCCAACAGTAGGCTTTCAGCAATAGATCCTACTTACTCTCCCATGGGGAGCGAGCTTAAGGGACCCACACACAACGCTATGCCTGCCTTAGGGTGGGGCTAGAAAAGAAAGTAAGGGCTCTCCCTGGCCTCATAAGTCCAGACAATCAAGCTTGCTTCCCTTCCCTCTGGTACTAACTCCACCATCTAGGCCTGAGGGAGTGGATAGGCACGGGGCAGAAAGTAACTTCCAGATTCTGGGTCCTCCAGCAATTACCCCAGGACCTCCTTACTTTCCGGGAAAACCATGCCTCAGCTGGATTTGGCCTGTGATTAACGTTCAAAATGCCTGAGACTCAATCAGCTCCAAAGGACACAGAATCCCCACCCCCAGACCCGGGAGTTTCCCTTGGCAGTTCTGCAGCTCTGTCAAACTTAGAGTAGCTGCACTCCTCTCAAGTTAGCGACAGGAGACTCTGAAAGCATCAGAGGTCCTGCCTTTGACCTTGGGGGATGCATCCTGGGACCCCAAAACTGGTTCTGTATTCCCTCCAGCTCTGTTCCCTGTTCTGACTTTAGCCACACCATGAATGGCCTGGAGGCAGCCCTCCCAAGTCTGCCGGACAACTCCTCCCTGGCTTACACTGAGCAATGTGGACAGGAGACCCCCCTCGAGAACATGCTTTTCGCTTGCTTCTACCTTCTGGATTTCATCCTAGCTTTTGTGGGCAATTCTCTGGCCCTGTGGCTCTTCATATGGGACCAGAAGTCAGGGACCCCGGCCAACGTGTTCCTGATGCACCTGGCGGTGGCCGACTTGTCCTGTGTACTGGTCCTGCCCACTCGGCTGGTTTATCACTTCTCTGGGAATCACTGGCCATTCGGGGAAATCCCGTGCCGACTCACTGGCTTCCTCTTCTACCTCAATATGTATGCCAGCATCTACTTCCTCACCTGCATCAGCGCTGATCGCTTCCTGGCCATCGTGCACCCTGTCAAGTCCCTCAAGCTTCGGCGACCTCTCTATGCCCACCTGGCCTGTGCCTTcctgtgggtggtggtggctgtggctatGGCCCCACTGCTAGTCAGCCCACAGACTGTGCAGACCAACCACACGGTTGTCTGCCTGCAACTGTACCGGGAGAAAGCCTCCCACCACGCCCTGGCATCCCTGGCTGTGGCTTTCACCTTCCCCTTCATCACCACAGTCACCTGCTACCTGCTGATCATTCGCAGCCTGCGCCAGGGTCCCCGCATAGAGAAGCATCTCAAGAACAAAGCCGTCCGCATGATCGCTATGGTTCTGGCCATCTTCCTCATCTGTTTTGTGCCCTACCACGTCCACCGTTCTGTTTATGTGCTTCACTACCGTGGCGGGGGGACTTCATGCACCGCTCAGCGTGCCCTGGCCCTAGGCAACCGGATCACCTCCTGTCTCACCAGCCTCAATGGGGCCCTGGACCCTGTCATGTACTTCTTCGTTGCTGAGAAGTTCCGCCATGCCTTGTGCAACTTGCTCTGCAGCAAACGGCTCACGGGCCCCCCTCCCAGCTTTGAAGGAAAGACCAACGAGAGCTCCCTGAGTGCCCGATCTGAGCTGTGAGCCCTGAGCTGTAAGCCTCCAGGATGTCTTGTCCCTAGGCCAGCTGTCAGAGAACCAGCTCTCCACTGGGGCACATGCTGCCAGGGCTAGCTAAAGACCTCTGTCTTCCCTCGCCTCTTCCTGAGCAAACCAACTGAAATGTCAGCAGTTCGTGCCCGGCTCCAAGGTCTTCACTGCAAGGCCATCCAGTCTGAGCAAAGGCATCAAGAGGGAGGGCCAACTAGCTAAGTACAGGATGCCCTGCCCACCCTTCCACAGGGACTCGGTTGGCCTGCCTTATTTACAGCTCCCAGACATCCAGTGACTTCACTGGTGCTAAATAGAGAAGAGCCACAGGGACATTTCTGGAACAATGGGAATCTTTCTTCCCCACTAAACTGTCAGCTTCTTTCATATACAGATACCCACAGCAACAAAGCCCTACAGAATAACCCAGAAAACAAGCTGCCCAGGACCCAGAAAAAGAGGCAGCACAAATCTCAATGGAACACGAGGGGTGTCGGATACTTCCTTTGAAGTGCATGGTATATCGTGTATCCCTTGCCAGCCTTGGGAGATGACCTCTTTCTGAGTTTAGGGGACACAGACTCTATGTGAGCCACACATGAGTACATTTCAGACTGGTGGTGTGTGAGCCCAGCAAACACAGCTCGGGACTCTCCTGCTAGAACCATGTTCCCATGCCTGCCTCTAGCCTGACAGTGTCTAGAGTTTCTCAGTAGAAGGTGGCCTGGTCAGGCATATCGCATAGATGGACAGCCATTAGAGCCCGCTAGAGGCAGGAGCCCGGTGTGTGAACCTGTCTCC
This window harbors:
- the Gpr17 gene encoding uracil nucleotide/cysteinyl leukotriene receptor; this translates as MNGLEAALPSLPDNSSLAYTEQCGQETPLENMLFACFYLLDFILAFVGNSLALWLFIWDQKSGTPANVFLMHLAVADLSCVLVLPTRLVYHFSGNHWPFGEIPCRLTGFLFYLNMYASIYFLTCISADRFLAIVHPVKSLKLRRPLYAHLACAFLWVVVAVAMAPLLVSPQTVQTNHTVVCLQLYREKASHHALASLAVAFTFPFITTVTCYLLIIRSLRQGPRIEKHLKNKAVRMIAMVLAIFLICFVPYHVHRSVYVLHYRGGGTSCTAQRALALGNRITSCLTSLNGALDPVMYFFVAEKFRHALCNLLCSKRLTGPPPSFEGKTNESSLSARSEL